Proteins from a genomic interval of Oreochromis aureus strain Israel breed Guangdong linkage group 6, ZZ_aureus, whole genome shotgun sequence:
- the LOC116312368 gene encoding carbohydrate sulfotransferase 12: MGTWRGLRVAFIMGSLFMILLIIVYWDDVGGFSLYPLKDPKHEVLQSGCCAPTTMSPPQTTPASRAHTTSSSIVSATTSSASFIPKEAAQEHTEEGEGKQKHAQRKEETREDAEMEISASDREQEARKKRIDDVCSGKEDVEVPERTRPFSQIPNRELDHLIVDDTHQIIYCYVPKVACTNWKRVMVVLSQSLISSSSGKPYTDPEAVPADLVHNSTLHLTFAKFWRRYGSLSRHLMALKLQHYTKFLFVRDPFVRLISAFRNKFGRPNQDFYRQFGSVMLRRYGNVSGDLPETATEAFEAGIKPTFQQFITYLLDPETEKESIFNEHWRQVYRLCHPCQVKYDFIGKLETLETDAEHLLKLLKVDHLIRFPSGAQNKTAASWERDWFAQIPISTQKQLYKLYELDFELFGYPKPDSVLHQ, translated from the exons ATGGGAACATGGCGTGGTCTCCGAGTGGCTTTCATCATGGGATCTTTGTTTATGATCCTGCTTATCATTGTCTACTGGGATGATGTCGGGGGCTTTAGTCTCTACCCGCTGAAAGACCCCAAACACGAGGTGCTTCAGTCCGGATGCTGTGCCCCGACGACTATGAGCCCGCCTCAGACTACGCCCGCCAGCAGAGCCCACACGACTTCTTCCTCCATTGTTTCCGCCACCACTTCTAGTGCTTCATTTATCCCAAAGGAAGCGGCTCAGGAACATACGGAGGAAGGGGAGGGGAAGCAAAAACATGCACAGAGGAAGGAGGAAACAAGGGAGGATGCAGAGATGGAGATCTCTGCTTCTGATAGGGAACAGGAGGCGCGAAAGAAGAGGATCGACGACGTGTGTTCAGGGAAGGAAGACGTGGAAGTCCCCGAAAGGACTCGGCCTTTTTCACAGATCCCCAACAGGGAACTGGATCACCTGATAGTGGACGATACACACCAGATTATCTACTGTTACGTTCCCAAG GTGGCGTGCACCAACTGGAAGAGAGTGATGGTGGTTCTGTCTCAGTCTCTGATCTCAAGCTCCTCAGGGAAACCCTACACTGACCCAGAGGCTGTACCTGCTGACCTTGTACACAACTCCACGTTGCATCTAACATTTGCCAA ATTTTGGCGCCGTTATGGTTCCCTGTCCCGCCACTTGATGGCACTGAAGCTCCAGCACTACACCAAGTTTCTGTTTGTACGCGATCCTTTTGTGCGTCTCATCTCTGCCTTCAGGAACAAGTTTGGaag gccCAACCAGGACTTCTACAGGCAGTTTGGTTCAGTTATGCTGCGTCGTTATGGCAATGTGTCTGGGGATTTGCCAGAGACCGCGACCGAGGCATTTGAGGCAGGAATCAAACCGACATTTCAGCAGTTTATCACATACCTGCTAGATCCAGAGACTGAGAAAGAGAGCATCTTCAACGAACACTGGCGGCAG GTCTACCGTCTGTGCCACCCATGCCAGGTGAAGTACGACTTTATCGGAAAGCTAGAAACCCTGGAAACAGATGCAGAGCACCTGTTGAAGCTTCTGAAGGTGGATCATCTGATACGGTTCCCCTCAGGGGCTCAAAACAAGACTGCAGCCAGCTGGGAAAGAGACTGGTTTGCACAGATTCCCATTTCGACACAGAAACAGTTGTACAAGCTGTATGAGCTGGACTTTGAGCTGTTTGGATACCCCAAACCTGACAGCGTGCTTCACCAGTAG
- the ern2 gene encoding serine/threonine-protein kinase/endoribonuclease IRE1: MKQSVLGVMGAVGRLLLSLLLLSLEGKLVQVGGVRSVTLPESLLFVSTLDGSLHAVSKQTGDIKWTLREDPIIQVPVYLTEPGFLPDPNDGSLYVLGGKHKEGLMKLPFTIPELVQAAPCRSSDGILYTGKKQDVWFVVDPETGEKQTSLTTSTSDSICPNSPLLYIGRTEYVVTMFDTKTQELRWNATYNDYSAPPYDEKQDYKMAHLVSSGDGLVVTVDRESGDVLWSQNYGSPVIGVYLYSGDSLRHAPHLSLAMETLRFLTFSSAGNQADAHSTLKWSYQFVKEQATAQTQLVPTLYVGKLDSHLYASTSLVHHGVSLVPRGLTLARLDGPLTAEVTVRERGECEITPSTDVRYPPGSINSQKNHWLLIGHHELPPVAHTTMLRDFPTTLQHSGEAVIPPRSSPSPASPLSPASHYHQRYFQTLAGRHSDAKANQGGADGKTSGQGQRSATVLPLYVTQDRLTLAVMTLLLGGWLAFMFTYPIRAAQQLKAQRQLEEAFESRLQRMQTNMQTNTQAQTLVSSDPPPSTDANISSDPLPASTEPPPSPHSHSSSSISNTSHGDKNGKNGHKPTAEGNSEEVHVGKISFSPSEVLGHGSAGTFVFRGKFDDRLVAVKRILPECFEVAEREVQLLRESDTHPNVIRYFCTERDRLFTYIAIELCTATLQQYVEDPSSFPELSPITLLEQTMCGLSHLHSLNIVHRDLKPRNILLSGPSALGRVRALISDFGLCKKIPDGRSSFSLRSGIPGTEGWIAPEVLRDNPENKPTTAVDVFSAGCVFYYVISRGQHPFGDALRRQVNILSGEYSLSHFMEDLHDDVIAQDLIEQMISAEVESRPSTACVLKHPFFWSPEKQLLFFQDVSDRIEKEPADSPIVVRLETAGRLVVRTNWRMHISVPLQTDLRRFRTYKGNSVRDLLRAMRNKKHHYHELPPEVQETLGELPEGFVGYFTSRFPRLLMHTHAALQICAHERLFHPYYLPPNAK, encoded by the exons ATGAAACAAAGTGTTTTAGGGGTCATGGGGGCTGTGGGGCGCCTGCTCCTGTCTCTTCTCCTGCTGTCGTTGGAAGGCAAGCTGGTTCAG GTTGGTGGGGTCAGATCAGTCACCCTTCCAGAGTCCCTCCTGTTTGTCTCCACTCTGGACGGTAGTCTGCATGCTGTCTCCAAACAGACAGGAGATATTAAGTGGACCTTAAGAGAAG ACCCCATTATTCAAGTTCCTGTCTACCTCACAGA accaggtttcctcccaGACCCCAATGATGGCAGTTTATATGTACTCGGTGGAAAGCACAAGGAAGGTTTGATG AAACTGCCTTTTACCATCCCTGAGCTGGTGCAGGCAGCTCCCTGCAGGAGCTCTGATGGGATACTCTATACAG GTAAAAAGCAGGATGTGTGGTTTGTGGTGGATCCTGAAACCGGTGAAAAGCAAACCAGTTTAACAACCTCCACCTCCGACTCCATCTGTCCCAACAGTCCCTTGCTCTACATTGGACGCACAG AATATGTTGTTACCATGTTTGATACGAAGACACAAGAGCTGCGATGGAACGCCACGTACAACGATTACTCTGCTCCGCCTTACGACGAGAAGCAAGACTACA AAATGGCCCATCTTGTTTCCAGTGGTGATGGTCTTGTTGTGACAGTTGACAGAGAGTCAG GTGATGTCCTATGGAGTCAGAACTATGGGTCGCCAGTGATCGGCGTCTACCTGTACTCTGGAGACTCGCTGAGACACGCCCCCCACCTGTCCCTTGCAATGGAAACACTGCGTTTTCTCACATTCTCGTCTGCTGGGAACCAGGCAGATGCACACTCCACTTTGAAGTGGAGCTATCAGTTTGTGAAGGAGCAAGCCACTGCACAGACTCAGCTTGT GCCCACTCTCTATGTGGGAAAGCTGGACTCCCACCTCTACGCCTCGACTTCTCTTGTCCACCACGGAGTCTCATTAGTG CCTCGGGGACTGACCCTGGCACGGCTCGACGGTCCACTGACGGCGGAGGTGACggtcagagagagaggggagtgTGAGATCACACCATCCACCGATGTGCGCTATCCTCCGGGGAGCATAAACAGCCAGAAAAACCACTGGCTGCTTATAG GTCACCATGAGCTCCCTCCAGTAGCCCACACGACCATGTTGAGAGATTTTCCCACCACCCTGCAGCATTCTGGTGAGGCGGTCATCCCCCCTCGATCTTCTCCCTCCCCTGCCTCCCCGTTGTCCCCTGCCTCCCACTACCATCAGCGCTAT TTTCAAACATTAGCTGGCAGACATAGTGACGCTAAGGCTAACCAAGGAGGAGCTGATGGGAAGACATCAGgacagggtcagaggtcagccaCCGTGCTGCCTCTCTATGTGACTCAGGACCGTCTGACTCTGGCTGTCATGACTCTCCTGCTGGGAGGATGGCTCGCCTTCATGTTCACATATCCCATC CGTGCAGCTCAGCAGTTGAAAGCTCAAAGACAGCTGGAGGAGGCCTTTGAGTCTCGTCTCCAGCGCATGCAGACCAACATGCAGACGAATACGCAGGCACAAACCTTGGTTTCTTCGGACCCACCTCCTTCTACTGATGCAAACATCTCAAGCG ACCCGTTGCCTGCATCTACAGAACCTCCACCTAGTCCTCAcagtcacagcagcagcagcatcagcaacaCCTCACATGGAGATAAAAATGGCAAGAATGGACACAAACCCACAGCAG aagGAAACAGTGAGGAGGTGCACGTGGGTAAAATCTCCTTCAGTCCCTCTGAGGTGCTCGGACACGGCTCTGCAGGAACTTTTGTCTTCAG GGGTAAATTTGACGACCGCCTCGTTGCCGTGAAGCGAATTCTGCCAGAGTGTTTCGAGGTGGCAGAGCGAGAGGTGCAGCTCCTCCGAGAGTCCGACACTCACCCCAACGTCATCCGATACTTCTGCACAGAGCGAGACCGCCTCTTCACCTACATCGCCATCGAGTTGTGCACCGCAACTCTGCAACAG TATGTGGAAGATCCGTCCTCCTTTCCTGAGCTGAGTCCTATAACTCTGCTGGAACAGACCATGTGTGGCCTCTCACATCTCCACTCACTCAACATag TCCATCGTGACCTGAAGCCTAGAAACATCCTGCTTTCTGGGCCGAGTGCACTGGGTCGGGTCCGAGCTCTCATCTCGGATTTTGGGTTGTGTAAGAAGATTCCCGATGGTCGGAGCAGCTTCTCTTTGCGGTCTGGAATACCAGGAACTGAAGGGTGGATAGCTCCTGAAGTGCTGCGAGATAACCCTGAAAATAAACCG ACAACAGCCGTGGATGTGTTTTCAGCAGGCTGCGTGTTTTACTACGTAATCAGCAGGGGGCAGCACCCCTTTGGCGATGCACTGAGAAGACAGGTCAACATCCTGTCAGGAGAGTATTCGCTCTCACACTTTATGGAGGATTTACATG ATGATGTCATAGCACAGGATCTGATAGAGCAGATGATCAGTGCTGAGGTGGAGTCACGCCCTTCCACCGCCTGCGTGCTCAAACATCCGTTCTTCTGGAGCCCCGAGAAGCAGCTGCTATTTTTCCAG GATGTGAGTGACCGCATAGAGAAGGAGCCTGCAGACAGTCCAATTGTAGTCAGATTAGAAACTGCAGGAAGATTAGTCGTCCGAACCAACTGGAGGATGCACATCTCCGTGCCTCTGCAGACAG ACTTGAGGCGGTTCAGGACCTATAAAGGAAACTCAGTGAGAGACCTGCTGAGAGCCATGAGGAATAAG aagcatcaCTACCACGAGCTCCCACCAGAGGTGCAGGAGACTCTTGGTGAGCTGCCCGAAGGCTTCGTCGGGTACTTCACATCACGGTTTCCACGGTTACTGATGCACACACACGCTGCTCTGCAAATCTGTGCCCATGAAAGACTGTTTCACCCTTACTACCTACCCCCCAATGCCAAATAG